A section of the Gasterosteus aculeatus chromosome 10, fGasAcu3.hap1.1, whole genome shotgun sequence genome encodes:
- the kiaa0319l gene encoding dyslexia-associated protein KIAA0319-like protein isoform X1 yields MSYAHHKLPTWSSPHLLLLPLSYLLLLAAPPDVSANLCRVTGGVLGIHWSSVIGLGWDSLAKGRGGATCWESCCLNPSCDATWSLGGRCVLLRCARRTGCSIAFLPRPHEESLGLLQLLSKTPVIAARRRRARHAEHVGSHAAQKGPLANTETPRVEMAHTTLAAPGTIALLPTAQNNQSQLAAGGADVPPAASRPNSTETSDSAASSNSSDVGTPATTAIMSTPTQAAVRELVVSAGDSVEVTLPRNAVELNAFVVSALPPGTNYAFDWRLITHPKDYSGQMEGQHSQTLKLSQLTVGLYEFEVVVHWEDAHGEGYVNVTVKPEPRVNRPPVAVVSPKFQEISLPTSSTVIDGSQSTDDDKVVAWHWEEVKGPLREEKVSTDTAVLTLTNLVHGNYTFNLTVTDSDGATNSTQASLLVNKAKDYRPVANAGANQVIQLPRNSITLYGNQSTDDHDSLSYEWSLSPESKDKVVEMQGVRTPILQLSAMQEGDYTFQLTVTDSAGQQETAHVTVIVQPENNKPPVADAGPEKELTLPVDRTTLDGSKSSDDQKIATFHWKQTKGPADVKIENADGAVATVTGLEVGTYEFTLTVTDERKLQSSDVVTVIVREELDQPPLAHVVSSPPIALPVRTGSLDGSHSTDDNGGVSFLWTRDDSSPAAGEVLNHSDHQAVLFLGNLVEGKYSFTLTVTDSKGQTSTDSGALEVKPDKWERELVELVLEVSVSQVSHRQRDMLLRQVGVLLGLLDSDIIVREISAFNEHSTRLVFLVSGGPGRPPLPGHSVALSLRNKLRKQKNDFLIYKARRVDTVICQLNCSSHGDCDSFTRRCVCHPFWMENFIRVQFGDAESNCEWSVLYVTIASFMIVVATATVVWGMVCCCKRRKSKVRRSKSRYKMLEADEQDSLELQPPRTVRMKPVPAPTSSALMHSDSDLESEDGQGGVPWTEHERGHLLRPQNGSLRNGMGPVRGKKQREELL; encoded by the exons ATGTCCTATGCACACCACAAGCTGCCCACCTGGAGCTCACctcacctgctcctcctgccgCTGTCCTACCTCTTGCTCTTGGCGGCTCCCCCAG ATGTGTCGGCAAACCTCTGCCGGGTGACCGGGGGGGTGCTGGGCATCCACTGGAGCAGCGTCATCGGCCTGGGTTGGGACTCTCTGGCCAAAGGAAGAGGCGGGGCCACGTGTTGGGAGTCGTGCTGCCTGAATCCGAGCTGCGACGCCACGTGGAGCCTCGGTGGGCGCTGTGTGCTCCTCCGCTGCGCGCGCAGAACGGGCTGCTCCATCGCCTTCCTGCCGCGGCCCCACGAGGAGTCCCTcggcctcctgcagctgctttccAAG ACCCCCGTCATCGCTGCAAGGCGTAGAAGAGCTCGTCACGCGGAACATGTGGGGAGTCACGCGGCGCAGAAGGGACCACTCGCCAACACG GAAACCCCCAGAGTGGAAATGGCTCACACCACCCTGGCTGCACCCGGCACCATCGCGCTGCTTCCAACTGCCCAAAACAACCAGAGCCAGTTAGCCGCGGGGGGTGCAGACGTCCCTCCAGCTGCATCTCGGCCGAACTCGACGGAAACCTCCGATTCAGCTGCGTCTTCCAATAGCAGTGATGTCGGCACACCCGCAACAACCGCAATTATGTCGACGCCCACACAGGCTG CAGTGAGGGAGCTGGTGGTGTCGGCAGGAGACAGCGTGGAGGTCACGTTGCCCCGCAACGCGGTTGAGCTCAACGCCTTTGTGGTCTCAGCGCTTCCACCAG GGACAAACTATGCATTTGACTGGCGTCTGATAACTCATCCCAAAGACTACAGCGGACAGATGGAAGGGCAGCACAGCCAGACGCTAAAACTCAGCCAG cTGACTGTGGGCCTGTATGAGTTTGAGGTGGTGGTGCACTGGGAGGACGCTCATGGAGAAGGTTACGTCAATGTCACAGTCAAGCCAG AGCCCCGGGTAAACAGGCCTCCCGTCGCCGTAGTTTCCCCGAAGTTCCAGGAGATCTCCTTGCCAACCAGCTCCACGGTCATCGACGGCAGCC AGAGCACAGACGATGACAAGGTGGTGGCGTGGCACTGGGAAGAGGTCAAAGGCCCCCTGAGGGAGGAGAAAGTCTCAACGGACACCGCCGTCCTCACCCTCACCAACCTGGTTCATGGGAACTACACATTCAA TTTGACCGTGACGGACTCGGACGGAGCCACGAACTCGACACAGGCCTCCCTCCTGGTCAACAAAGCCAAGGACTACCGGCCCGTGGCCAATGCCGGGGCCAACCAG GTCATCCAGTTGCCACGCAACTCCATCACTCTGTACGGCAACCAAAGCACCGACGACCACGACTCCCTCTCCTACGAGTGGTCCCTCAGCCCTGAGAGCAAAGACAAGGTGGTGGAGATGCAG GGTGTACGGACGCCCATCTTGCAGCTGTCGGCTATGCAGGAGGGAGACTACACCTTCCAGCTGACTGTGACGGACTCCGCTGGACAGCAGGAAACCGCGCATGTCACCGTCATTGTGCAACCAG AAAACAATAAGCCACCAGTAGCGGATGCTGGACCGGAGAAAGAGCTGACGCTGCCTGTTGATCGAACCACGCTGGATGGCAGTAAGAGCAGCGATGACCAGAAGATAGCCACGTTCCACTGGAAACAAACTAA GGGTCCTGCTGACGTGAAGATTGAGAATGCAGACGGCGCCGTTGCCACGGTGACAGGTCTTGAGGTCGGCACGTATGAGTTCACCCTGACCGTAACGGAtgagaggaagctgcagagtAGCGACGTCGTGACGGTCATCGTCAGGGAAG AACTGGACCAGCCACCACTGGCTCACGTTGTGTCGAGTCCGCCCATCGCCCTGCCTGTCAGGACCGGCAGCCTGGACGGATCCCACTCCACTGATGACAATGGTGGAGTCAGCTTCCTGTGGACCAGAGACGATAGCAGTCCTGCTGCGGGG GAAGTGCTAAACCACTCTGACCACCAGGCGGTGCTGTTTCTGGGAAACCTGGTGGAAGGGAAGTACAGCTTCACCCTGACTGTAACCGACAGTAAGGGACAGACCAGCACTGACAGCGGCGCATTGGAGGTGAAACCAG ACAAATGGGAGCGTGAACTGGTGGAGTTGGTCCTGGAGGTCTCTGTATCCCAGGTGTCCCACCGCCAGCGCGACATGCTGCTGCGCCAGGTGGGGGTTTTACTGGGCCTGCTCGACAGCGACATCATCGTGCGAGAGATCAGTGCGTTCAATGAGCACAG TACTCGTCTGGTCTTCCTGGTGTCCGGCGGTCCGGGGCGCCCTCCTCTGCCGGGCCACAGCGTTGCACTTAGCCTTCGCAACAAACTGCGCAAACAGAAGAACGACTTTCTGATCTACAAGGCCCGACGAGTGGATACAGTCA TCTGCCAGCTGAACTGCTCCAGTCACGGCGACTGTGACTCGTTCACGCGCCGCTGTGTCTGCCACCCTTTCTGGATGGAGAACTTCATCCGAGTTCAGTTTGGAGATGCAGAGAGCAACTGCG AGTGGAGCGTCCTCTATGTGACCATAGCATCCTTCATGATCGTGGTTGCTACAGCAACTGTGGTCTGGGGGATGGTGTGTTGCTGCAAAAG GCGTAAGAGCAAAGTGCGCAGAAGCAAAAGCAGGTATAAAATGTTAGAAGCTGATGAACAAGACAGTTTGGAGCTTCAACCACCAAGAACTG TGCGCATGAAGCCGGTGCCGgctcccacctcctccgccctcaTGCACTCAGACTCTGATCTGGAAAGTGAGGATGGGCAGGGTGGGGTCCCGTGGACGGAGCATGAGCGCGGGCATCTTCTGCGGCCCCAGAACGGCTCCCTGAGGAACGGCATGGGGCCCGTGAGGGGCAAGAAGCAACGAGAGGAGCTGCTATAG
- the ncdn gene encoding neurochondrin isoform X2, with protein sequence MADSAHGAMALLAQPAVNEQLAGGDGGEGSEMEADGGLTDAQAEVLERCLHALRKAQNDSHTLAALLLITRLCPASQLDKPTLRRIFEAVGLNLPARLLVTAVKGSDNSGLPPQELLSLGTALLAALSTDPDMACHPQLLTTIPLLLGILANGPVTRQEQQETQDQSQDGEAGRGAESKVHPQERSSTESDAADVAGSTGDQIEADSEGKTSSESSPSSKLDEAVASDCYQVLTAVCALSRGPDQLLSRGAVPALCQAVEQNQTFSHQRGLALLGRLLSGKTKDKVWSTNPEELLTLLVRLSKDFCQATGQTKLDMCAQLVQFLPPAGVSVQSEELKGAVVRVWGALRPMLQAKLTPRQIGPILVLSACLLDLHGWEPVGPPKFCCLLVNRACVEVRMGLEEPPGNELRPELQHTLTGCYRIMEAAIEQACCMGLSQTPEAPPSSIPSISLQQSRQVLGVLEEAFSALMYHLQQVEPSRYGDPFIFATFRSLCSWLAEETSCLKEEVTGLLPFLIGYSRSHLQGESPEEGLSAWMAEVSVREERAAWTGREALRYLLPALCHLSAEEGPRKVLLTLDTPALLVDFLSRCWTAPKGRSGVASARDPSMETACSALLNFTVTEPERVRKDQSFRTLEALLSEALPVLVHKPRLLVLAANFCTLGLMIGRLKVAPSGGGSVEGGQRRLFSAALRFLRSALDSGSGPGPVEVSPAWEESWDEAAELWRLCLQALGGCVRAQPWIAGLVREEGWLRHTLAMLSRCSALPDQHTQQALEEALCAMADQCPGCKKEIGDAMRTNKGALMCMKNLKKSAGVK encoded by the exons ATGGCTGACAGCGCCCACGGTGCGATGGCCTTGCTGGCCCAGCCTGCTGTGAATGAGCAACTGGCAGGAGGAGACGGTGGAGAAGGCTCAGAGATGGAGGCTGACGGGGGTCTGACAGATGCCCAGGCGGAGGTGTTGGAGAGGTGTCTGCATGCACTCAGGAAGGCTCAGAATGACAGCCACACGCTGGCTGCTCTACTGCTG ATAACTCGCCTGTGCCCAGCAAGCCAGCTAGACAAACCCACCCTGAGGCGAATCTTCGAGGCCGTCGGCCTGAACCTTCCGGCTCGGCTTTTAGTGACGGCGGTCAAAGGGAGCGACAACTCCGGCTTGCCCCCACAGGAGCTCCTCTCCCTGGGCACGGCTCTGCTGGCTGCCCTGAGCACGGACCCAGACATGGCCTGTCATCCCCAGCTCCTCACCACCATCCCGCTGCTGCTGGGCATTTTGGCAAACGGTCCTGTGACGCGGCAGGAACAACAAGAAACCCAGGACCAGAGCCAAGATGGAGAGGCAGGGCGGGGTGCAGAGAGTAAAGTCCACCCACAGGAGCGCTCAAGCACGGAAAGTGATGCTGCCGATGTGGCGGGATCCACAGGAGACCAGATCGAGGCCGACAGTGAGGGGAAAACATCGTCGgaatcctccccctcctccaagCTGGATGAGGCCGTGGCTTCTGACTGCTACCAAGTTCTCACCGCCGTGTGTGCCTTATCCCGGGGTCCCGACCAGCTGCTGAGCAGGGGGGCCGTTCCTGCCCTGTGCCAGGCCGTGGAACAAAACCAGACTTTCAGCCACCAGAGGGGGCTCGCTCTGCTGGGTCGCCTCCTCTCGGGTAAAACCAAGGACAAAGTGTGGAGCACAAACCCGGAGGAACTCCTCACTCTGTTGGTCAGGCTCTCCAAAGACTTCTGCCAAGCCACAGGCCAGACCAAGCTGGACATGTGCGCCCAGTTGGTGCAGTTCCTTCCACCGGCGGGAGTGTCCGTGCAGAGTGAGGAGCTGAAGGGAGCCGTGGTCCGCGTGTGGGGGGCGTTGAGACCCATGTTGCAGGCCAAGTTGACGCCGAGACAGATCGGGCCGATCCTGGTCCTCAGTGCCTGTCTGCTGGATTTGCACGGGTGGGAGCCGGTGGGGCCGCCGAAGTTCTGCTGCTTGCTGGTGAACCGGGCCTGCGTGGAGGTCAGAATGGGTTTGGAGGAGCCGCCTGGTAACGAGCTGAGGCCAGAGCTGCAGCACACGCTCACAG GCTGCTACCGGATCATGGAGGCCGCCATAGAGCAGGCCTGCTGTATGGGACTTTCCCAGACCCCTGAAGCTCCTCCGAGCTCCATCCCCTCAATCAGTCTGCAGCAGAGCAGGCAGGTCCTCGGGGTGTTGGAGGAGGCCTTCTCCGCTTTAATGTaccacctgcagcag GTGGAGCCAAGTCGCTACGGCGACCCTTTTATCTTTGCCACGTTCCGCTCTCTGTGCTCATGGCTGGCCGAGGAGACCTCCTGTCTGAAGGAGGAGGTGACGGGGCTGCTGCCGTTCCTGATCGGCTACTCCAGGAGCCACCTGCAGGGCGAGAGCCCAGAGGAGGGCCTCTCCGCCTGGATGGCCGAGGTGTCCGTCAGAGAGGAGAGGGCGGCGTGGACGGGCAGAGAAGCTCTGAG gTACCTCCTGCCAGCCCTTTGTCACCTGTCTGCAGAGGAAGGTCCCAGGAAGGTGCTGCTCACCCTCGACACCCCGGCCCTCCTGGTGGACTTCCTGTCTCGGTGCTGGACCGCCCCCAAGGGGAGAAGTGGGGTGGCGTCGGCCAGGGACCCCAGCATGGAGACGGCCTGCTCGGCCCTCCTCAACTTCACCGTCACGGAGCCGGAGAGAGTCAG GAAGGACCAGAGTTTCAGAACTTTGGAGGCCCTTCTGAGTGAAGCACTTCCTGTTCTGGTgcacaagccccgcctcctggtCCTAGCAGCAAATTTCTGCACTTTGGGGCTGATGATCGGCAGACTCAAAGTGGCTCCTTCAGGTGGAG GCTCGGTTGAAGGCGGCCAGAGGCGCCTCTTTTCCGCAGCTCTCCGGTTCCTCCGCAGCGCCCTGGACTCCGGCTCCGGCCCCGGCCCGGTAGAGGTGAGCCCCGCCTGGGAGGAGAGCTGGGACGAGGCGGCGGAGCTCTGGAGGTTGTGCCTGCAGGCCCTGGGGGGCTGCGTCCGCGCTCAGCCGTGGATCGCCGGCCTGGTCCGAGAAGAAGGTTGGCTCAGGCACACGCTCGCCATGCTGAGTCGGTGCAGCGCTCTGCCCGACCAGCACACGCAGCAGGCGCTGGAGGAAGCTCTGTGCGCCATGGCAGACCAGTGCCCAGGCTGTAAGAAGGAGATTGGAGACGCGATGAGGACAAATAAAGGAGCTCTGATGTGCATGAAGAACCTGAAGAAGTCGGCGGGAGTGAAGTGA
- the ncdn gene encoding neurochondrin isoform X1: MAAAPPSNYLSRDWCVDILEPFSLVPRDSVDISLPGSAFELLPRVIYLLIAAVIMADSAHGAMALLAQPAVNEQLAGGDGGEGSEMEADGGLTDAQAEVLERCLHALRKAQNDSHTLAALLLITRLCPASQLDKPTLRRIFEAVGLNLPARLLVTAVKGSDNSGLPPQELLSLGTALLAALSTDPDMACHPQLLTTIPLLLGILANGPVTRQEQQETQDQSQDGEAGRGAESKVHPQERSSTESDAADVAGSTGDQIEADSEGKTSSESSPSSKLDEAVASDCYQVLTAVCALSRGPDQLLSRGAVPALCQAVEQNQTFSHQRGLALLGRLLSGKTKDKVWSTNPEELLTLLVRLSKDFCQATGQTKLDMCAQLVQFLPPAGVSVQSEELKGAVVRVWGALRPMLQAKLTPRQIGPILVLSACLLDLHGWEPVGPPKFCCLLVNRACVEVRMGLEEPPGNELRPELQHTLTGCYRIMEAAIEQACCMGLSQTPEAPPSSIPSISLQQSRQVLGVLEEAFSALMYHLQQVEPSRYGDPFIFATFRSLCSWLAEETSCLKEEVTGLLPFLIGYSRSHLQGESPEEGLSAWMAEVSVREERAAWTGREALRYLLPALCHLSAEEGPRKVLLTLDTPALLVDFLSRCWTAPKGRSGVASARDPSMETACSALLNFTVTEPERVRKDQSFRTLEALLSEALPVLVHKPRLLVLAANFCTLGLMIGRLKVAPSGGGSVEGGQRRLFSAALRFLRSALDSGSGPGPVEVSPAWEESWDEAAELWRLCLQALGGCVRAQPWIAGLVREEGWLRHTLAMLSRCSALPDQHTQQALEEALCAMADQCPGCKKEIGDAMRTNKGALMCMKNLKKSAGVK, from the exons ATGGCGGCGGCGCCGCCTTCCAACTATCTCTCTCGCGATTGGTGCGTTGACATTCTTGAACCGTTTTCATTGGTCCCTCGTGACTCTGTTGACATTTCTCTTCCGGGAAGCGCGTTCGAGCTGTTGCCGCGTGTGATATATCTGTTAA TTGCTGCGGTCATAATGGCTGACAGCGCCCACGGTGCGATGGCCTTGCTGGCCCAGCCTGCTGTGAATGAGCAACTGGCAGGAGGAGACGGTGGAGAAGGCTCAGAGATGGAGGCTGACGGGGGTCTGACAGATGCCCAGGCGGAGGTGTTGGAGAGGTGTCTGCATGCACTCAGGAAGGCTCAGAATGACAGCCACACGCTGGCTGCTCTACTGCTG ATAACTCGCCTGTGCCCAGCAAGCCAGCTAGACAAACCCACCCTGAGGCGAATCTTCGAGGCCGTCGGCCTGAACCTTCCGGCTCGGCTTTTAGTGACGGCGGTCAAAGGGAGCGACAACTCCGGCTTGCCCCCACAGGAGCTCCTCTCCCTGGGCACGGCTCTGCTGGCTGCCCTGAGCACGGACCCAGACATGGCCTGTCATCCCCAGCTCCTCACCACCATCCCGCTGCTGCTGGGCATTTTGGCAAACGGTCCTGTGACGCGGCAGGAACAACAAGAAACCCAGGACCAGAGCCAAGATGGAGAGGCAGGGCGGGGTGCAGAGAGTAAAGTCCACCCACAGGAGCGCTCAAGCACGGAAAGTGATGCTGCCGATGTGGCGGGATCCACAGGAGACCAGATCGAGGCCGACAGTGAGGGGAAAACATCGTCGgaatcctccccctcctccaagCTGGATGAGGCCGTGGCTTCTGACTGCTACCAAGTTCTCACCGCCGTGTGTGCCTTATCCCGGGGTCCCGACCAGCTGCTGAGCAGGGGGGCCGTTCCTGCCCTGTGCCAGGCCGTGGAACAAAACCAGACTTTCAGCCACCAGAGGGGGCTCGCTCTGCTGGGTCGCCTCCTCTCGGGTAAAACCAAGGACAAAGTGTGGAGCACAAACCCGGAGGAACTCCTCACTCTGTTGGTCAGGCTCTCCAAAGACTTCTGCCAAGCCACAGGCCAGACCAAGCTGGACATGTGCGCCCAGTTGGTGCAGTTCCTTCCACCGGCGGGAGTGTCCGTGCAGAGTGAGGAGCTGAAGGGAGCCGTGGTCCGCGTGTGGGGGGCGTTGAGACCCATGTTGCAGGCCAAGTTGACGCCGAGACAGATCGGGCCGATCCTGGTCCTCAGTGCCTGTCTGCTGGATTTGCACGGGTGGGAGCCGGTGGGGCCGCCGAAGTTCTGCTGCTTGCTGGTGAACCGGGCCTGCGTGGAGGTCAGAATGGGTTTGGAGGAGCCGCCTGGTAACGAGCTGAGGCCAGAGCTGCAGCACACGCTCACAG GCTGCTACCGGATCATGGAGGCCGCCATAGAGCAGGCCTGCTGTATGGGACTTTCCCAGACCCCTGAAGCTCCTCCGAGCTCCATCCCCTCAATCAGTCTGCAGCAGAGCAGGCAGGTCCTCGGGGTGTTGGAGGAGGCCTTCTCCGCTTTAATGTaccacctgcagcag GTGGAGCCAAGTCGCTACGGCGACCCTTTTATCTTTGCCACGTTCCGCTCTCTGTGCTCATGGCTGGCCGAGGAGACCTCCTGTCTGAAGGAGGAGGTGACGGGGCTGCTGCCGTTCCTGATCGGCTACTCCAGGAGCCACCTGCAGGGCGAGAGCCCAGAGGAGGGCCTCTCCGCCTGGATGGCCGAGGTGTCCGTCAGAGAGGAGAGGGCGGCGTGGACGGGCAGAGAAGCTCTGAG gTACCTCCTGCCAGCCCTTTGTCACCTGTCTGCAGAGGAAGGTCCCAGGAAGGTGCTGCTCACCCTCGACACCCCGGCCCTCCTGGTGGACTTCCTGTCTCGGTGCTGGACCGCCCCCAAGGGGAGAAGTGGGGTGGCGTCGGCCAGGGACCCCAGCATGGAGACGGCCTGCTCGGCCCTCCTCAACTTCACCGTCACGGAGCCGGAGAGAGTCAG GAAGGACCAGAGTTTCAGAACTTTGGAGGCCCTTCTGAGTGAAGCACTTCCTGTTCTGGTgcacaagccccgcctcctggtCCTAGCAGCAAATTTCTGCACTTTGGGGCTGATGATCGGCAGACTCAAAGTGGCTCCTTCAGGTGGAG GCTCGGTTGAAGGCGGCCAGAGGCGCCTCTTTTCCGCAGCTCTCCGGTTCCTCCGCAGCGCCCTGGACTCCGGCTCCGGCCCCGGCCCGGTAGAGGTGAGCCCCGCCTGGGAGGAGAGCTGGGACGAGGCGGCGGAGCTCTGGAGGTTGTGCCTGCAGGCCCTGGGGGGCTGCGTCCGCGCTCAGCCGTGGATCGCCGGCCTGGTCCGAGAAGAAGGTTGGCTCAGGCACACGCTCGCCATGCTGAGTCGGTGCAGCGCTCTGCCCGACCAGCACACGCAGCAGGCGCTGGAGGAAGCTCTGTGCGCCATGGCAGACCAGTGCCCAGGCTGTAAGAAGGAGATTGGAGACGCGATGAGGACAAATAAAGGAGCTCTGATGTGCATGAAGAACCTGAAGAAGTCGGCGGGAGTGAAGTGA
- the kiaa0319l gene encoding dyslexia-associated protein KIAA0319-like protein isoform X2, with amino-acid sequence MSYAHHKLPTWSSPHLLLLPLSYLLLLAAPPDVSANLCRVTGGVLGIHWSSVIGLGWDSLAKGRGGATCWESCCLNPSCDATWSLGGRCVLLRCARRTGCSIAFLPRPHEESLGLLQLLSKTPVIAARRRRARHAEHVGSHAAQKGPLANTETPRVEMAHTTLAAPGTIALLPTAQNNQSQLAAGGADVPPAASRPNSTETSDSAASSNSSDVGTPATTAIMSTPTQAVRELVVSAGDSVEVTLPRNAVELNAFVVSALPPGTNYAFDWRLITHPKDYSGQMEGQHSQTLKLSQLTVGLYEFEVVVHWEDAHGEGYVNVTVKPEPRVNRPPVAVVSPKFQEISLPTSSTVIDGSQSTDDDKVVAWHWEEVKGPLREEKVSTDTAVLTLTNLVHGNYTFNLTVTDSDGATNSTQASLLVNKAKDYRPVANAGANQVIQLPRNSITLYGNQSTDDHDSLSYEWSLSPESKDKVVEMQGVRTPILQLSAMQEGDYTFQLTVTDSAGQQETAHVTVIVQPENNKPPVADAGPEKELTLPVDRTTLDGSKSSDDQKIATFHWKQTKGPADVKIENADGAVATVTGLEVGTYEFTLTVTDERKLQSSDVVTVIVREELDQPPLAHVVSSPPIALPVRTGSLDGSHSTDDNGGVSFLWTRDDSSPAAGEVLNHSDHQAVLFLGNLVEGKYSFTLTVTDSKGQTSTDSGALEVKPDKWERELVELVLEVSVSQVSHRQRDMLLRQVGVLLGLLDSDIIVREISAFNEHSTRLVFLVSGGPGRPPLPGHSVALSLRNKLRKQKNDFLIYKARRVDTVICQLNCSSHGDCDSFTRRCVCHPFWMENFIRVQFGDAESNCEWSVLYVTIASFMIVVATATVVWGMVCCCKRRKSKVRRSKSRYKMLEADEQDSLELQPPRTVRMKPVPAPTSSALMHSDSDLESEDGQGGVPWTEHERGHLLRPQNGSLRNGMGPVRGKKQREELL; translated from the exons ATGTCCTATGCACACCACAAGCTGCCCACCTGGAGCTCACctcacctgctcctcctgccgCTGTCCTACCTCTTGCTCTTGGCGGCTCCCCCAG ATGTGTCGGCAAACCTCTGCCGGGTGACCGGGGGGGTGCTGGGCATCCACTGGAGCAGCGTCATCGGCCTGGGTTGGGACTCTCTGGCCAAAGGAAGAGGCGGGGCCACGTGTTGGGAGTCGTGCTGCCTGAATCCGAGCTGCGACGCCACGTGGAGCCTCGGTGGGCGCTGTGTGCTCCTCCGCTGCGCGCGCAGAACGGGCTGCTCCATCGCCTTCCTGCCGCGGCCCCACGAGGAGTCCCTcggcctcctgcagctgctttccAAG ACCCCCGTCATCGCTGCAAGGCGTAGAAGAGCTCGTCACGCGGAACATGTGGGGAGTCACGCGGCGCAGAAGGGACCACTCGCCAACACG GAAACCCCCAGAGTGGAAATGGCTCACACCACCCTGGCTGCACCCGGCACCATCGCGCTGCTTCCAACTGCCCAAAACAACCAGAGCCAGTTAGCCGCGGGGGGTGCAGACGTCCCTCCAGCTGCATCTCGGCCGAACTCGACGGAAACCTCCGATTCAGCTGCGTCTTCCAATAGCAGTGATGTCGGCACACCCGCAACAACCGCAATTATGTCGACGCCCACACAGGCTG TGAGGGAGCTGGTGGTGTCGGCAGGAGACAGCGTGGAGGTCACGTTGCCCCGCAACGCGGTTGAGCTCAACGCCTTTGTGGTCTCAGCGCTTCCACCAG GGACAAACTATGCATTTGACTGGCGTCTGATAACTCATCCCAAAGACTACAGCGGACAGATGGAAGGGCAGCACAGCCAGACGCTAAAACTCAGCCAG cTGACTGTGGGCCTGTATGAGTTTGAGGTGGTGGTGCACTGGGAGGACGCTCATGGAGAAGGTTACGTCAATGTCACAGTCAAGCCAG AGCCCCGGGTAAACAGGCCTCCCGTCGCCGTAGTTTCCCCGAAGTTCCAGGAGATCTCCTTGCCAACCAGCTCCACGGTCATCGACGGCAGCC AGAGCACAGACGATGACAAGGTGGTGGCGTGGCACTGGGAAGAGGTCAAAGGCCCCCTGAGGGAGGAGAAAGTCTCAACGGACACCGCCGTCCTCACCCTCACCAACCTGGTTCATGGGAACTACACATTCAA TTTGACCGTGACGGACTCGGACGGAGCCACGAACTCGACACAGGCCTCCCTCCTGGTCAACAAAGCCAAGGACTACCGGCCCGTGGCCAATGCCGGGGCCAACCAG GTCATCCAGTTGCCACGCAACTCCATCACTCTGTACGGCAACCAAAGCACCGACGACCACGACTCCCTCTCCTACGAGTGGTCCCTCAGCCCTGAGAGCAAAGACAAGGTGGTGGAGATGCAG GGTGTACGGACGCCCATCTTGCAGCTGTCGGCTATGCAGGAGGGAGACTACACCTTCCAGCTGACTGTGACGGACTCCGCTGGACAGCAGGAAACCGCGCATGTCACCGTCATTGTGCAACCAG AAAACAATAAGCCACCAGTAGCGGATGCTGGACCGGAGAAAGAGCTGACGCTGCCTGTTGATCGAACCACGCTGGATGGCAGTAAGAGCAGCGATGACCAGAAGATAGCCACGTTCCACTGGAAACAAACTAA GGGTCCTGCTGACGTGAAGATTGAGAATGCAGACGGCGCCGTTGCCACGGTGACAGGTCTTGAGGTCGGCACGTATGAGTTCACCCTGACCGTAACGGAtgagaggaagctgcagagtAGCGACGTCGTGACGGTCATCGTCAGGGAAG AACTGGACCAGCCACCACTGGCTCACGTTGTGTCGAGTCCGCCCATCGCCCTGCCTGTCAGGACCGGCAGCCTGGACGGATCCCACTCCACTGATGACAATGGTGGAGTCAGCTTCCTGTGGACCAGAGACGATAGCAGTCCTGCTGCGGGG GAAGTGCTAAACCACTCTGACCACCAGGCGGTGCTGTTTCTGGGAAACCTGGTGGAAGGGAAGTACAGCTTCACCCTGACTGTAACCGACAGTAAGGGACAGACCAGCACTGACAGCGGCGCATTGGAGGTGAAACCAG ACAAATGGGAGCGTGAACTGGTGGAGTTGGTCCTGGAGGTCTCTGTATCCCAGGTGTCCCACCGCCAGCGCGACATGCTGCTGCGCCAGGTGGGGGTTTTACTGGGCCTGCTCGACAGCGACATCATCGTGCGAGAGATCAGTGCGTTCAATGAGCACAG TACTCGTCTGGTCTTCCTGGTGTCCGGCGGTCCGGGGCGCCCTCCTCTGCCGGGCCACAGCGTTGCACTTAGCCTTCGCAACAAACTGCGCAAACAGAAGAACGACTTTCTGATCTACAAGGCCCGACGAGTGGATACAGTCA TCTGCCAGCTGAACTGCTCCAGTCACGGCGACTGTGACTCGTTCACGCGCCGCTGTGTCTGCCACCCTTTCTGGATGGAGAACTTCATCCGAGTTCAGTTTGGAGATGCAGAGAGCAACTGCG AGTGGAGCGTCCTCTATGTGACCATAGCATCCTTCATGATCGTGGTTGCTACAGCAACTGTGGTCTGGGGGATGGTGTGTTGCTGCAAAAG GCGTAAGAGCAAAGTGCGCAGAAGCAAAAGCAGGTATAAAATGTTAGAAGCTGATGAACAAGACAGTTTGGAGCTTCAACCACCAAGAACTG TGCGCATGAAGCCGGTGCCGgctcccacctcctccgccctcaTGCACTCAGACTCTGATCTGGAAAGTGAGGATGGGCAGGGTGGGGTCCCGTGGACGGAGCATGAGCGCGGGCATCTTCTGCGGCCCCAGAACGGCTCCCTGAGGAACGGCATGGGGCCCGTGAGGGGCAAGAAGCAACGAGAGGAGCTGCTATAG